From Ascaphus truei isolate aAscTru1 chromosome 17, aAscTru1.hap1, whole genome shotgun sequence, the proteins below share one genomic window:
- the CACNG2 gene encoding voltage-dependent calcium channel gamma-2 subunit isoform X2 gives MCKQIDHFPEDADYEADTAEYFLLRASSIFPILSVILLFMGGLCVAASEFYKTRHNIILSAGIFFVSAGLSNIIGIIVYISANAGDPSKSDSKKNSYSYGWSFYFGALSFIIAEMVGVLAVHMFIDRHKQLRATARATDYLQSSAITRIPSYRYRYQRRSRSSSRSTEPSHSRDASPVGLKGFNTLPSTEISMYTLSRDPLKSAGTPTATYNSDNSFLQVHNCIPKDNKDSAHTNTANRRTTPV, from the exons ATGTGCAAACAGATCGACCATTTCCCGGAGGACGCCGACTACGAGGCGGACACGGCAGAATATTTCCTCC TTAGGGCTTCCAGTATCTTCCCCATCCTCAGCGTGATTTTGCTCTTTATGGGAGGACTGTGTGTCGCCGCCAGCGAGTTCTACAAGACCCGACACAACATTATACTGAGCGCCGGCATCTTCTTCGTGTCCGCAG GCCTGAGCAACATCATCGGAATTATTGTGTACATATCCGCTAATGCCGGAGACCCTTCCAAGAGTGACTCCAAGAAGAACAGCTACTCGTACGGCTGGTCGTTCTACTTTGGGGCCCTCTCCTTCATCATCGCAGAGATGGTGGGGGTGCTGGCCGTCCACATGTTTATCGACCGCCACAAACAGCTGAGAGCCACGGCACGGGCCACGGACTACCTCCAGTCCTCTGCTATCACCCGCATCCCGAGCTACCGCTACCGTTACCAGAGGCGCAGCCGCTCCAGCTCCCGATCCACGGAGCCGTCCCACTCCCGCGATGCCTCACCCGTGGGGCTCAAGGGCTTCAACACGCTCCCCTCCACCGAGATCTCCATGTACACCCTGAGCCGCGACCCCCTCAAGTCGGCCGGGACCCCCACGGCCACTTATAACTCGGATAACAGCTTCCTCCAAGTTCATAACTGTATACCCAAAGATAACAAGGACTCTGCTCACACCAACACAGCAAACCGCAGAACCACCCCCGTATGA
- the CACNG2 gene encoding voltage-dependent calcium channel gamma-2 subunit isoform X1 — protein sequence MCKQIDHFPEDADYEADTAEYFLRAVRASSIFPILSVILLFMGGLCVAASEFYKTRHNIILSAGIFFVSAGLSNIIGIIVYISANAGDPSKSDSKKNSYSYGWSFYFGALSFIIAEMVGVLAVHMFIDRHKQLRATARATDYLQSSAITRIPSYRYRYQRRSRSSSRSTEPSHSRDASPVGLKGFNTLPSTEISMYTLSRDPLKSAGTPTATYNSDNSFLQVHNCIPKDNKDSAHTNTANRRTTPV from the exons ATGTGCAAACAGATCGACCATTTCCCGGAGGACGCCGACTACGAGGCGGACACGGCAGAATATTTCCTCC GGGCAGTTAGGGCTTCCAGTATCTTCCCCATCCTCAGCGTGATTTTGCTCTTTATGGGAGGACTGTGTGTCGCCGCCAGCGAGTTCTACAAGACCCGACACAACATTATACTGAGCGCCGGCATCTTCTTCGTGTCCGCAG GCCTGAGCAACATCATCGGAATTATTGTGTACATATCCGCTAATGCCGGAGACCCTTCCAAGAGTGACTCCAAGAAGAACAGCTACTCGTACGGCTGGTCGTTCTACTTTGGGGCCCTCTCCTTCATCATCGCAGAGATGGTGGGGGTGCTGGCCGTCCACATGTTTATCGACCGCCACAAACAGCTGAGAGCCACGGCACGGGCCACGGACTACCTCCAGTCCTCTGCTATCACCCGCATCCCGAGCTACCGCTACCGTTACCAGAGGCGCAGCCGCTCCAGCTCCCGATCCACGGAGCCGTCCCACTCCCGCGATGCCTCACCCGTGGGGCTCAAGGGCTTCAACACGCTCCCCTCCACCGAGATCTCCATGTACACCCTGAGCCGCGACCCCCTCAAGTCGGCCGGGACCCCCACGGCCACTTATAACTCGGATAACAGCTTCCTCCAAGTTCATAACTGTATACCCAAAGATAACAAGGACTCTGCTCACACCAACACAGCAAACCGCAGAACCACCCCCGTATGA